Sequence from the Sulfurovum riftiae genome:
TTAGATTTTTCAAGAATGACTTCAATTTCTGCATGTCGAGGATTTTTAACATAACGGTTTGTGTCAGTTAATTTTAACTTCTTACTTAAATCAATCGTATAATTATTACCGCCACCCGTAATCTT
This genomic interval carries:
- a CDS encoding exotoxin beta-grasp domain-containing protein, giving the protein YKGNKPVLTLKELDFRIRQTLINNKKLYNGEFNKGQIKITGGGNNYTIDLSKKLKLTDTNRYVKNPRHAEIEVILEKSN